Proteins found in one Candidatus Margulisiibacteriota bacterium genomic segment:
- a CDS encoding Ku protein — translation MAQTLWIGNIHFKTTNVPVKLLTAVSQNRIQLHLFHKTDGIKLRQQMICAYEKTPVSSDQQLKGFRVGERSYIPISPEELAQTEPKPSRTIAVHEFVKTDAIDPVFMGQTYRLEPAAPGKVYGLLAAALKETGRQGLCTWTMRKRAHLGALRSDGKSLNLIVLRFADEIIRAKSLGLESFSISEKELNIAGELIGKLTVPFQPEKYTDEHQKKLRALIGKKARGEKIRLSKPKHLTATVPSKLLEVLEESLQKAAA, via the coding sequence ATGGCACAAACTTTATGGATTGGGAACATACATTTTAAAACCACGAATGTGCCGGTCAAACTGCTTACCGCGGTTAGCCAGAACCGAATACAGCTCCATCTCTTCCACAAAACCGACGGGATAAAACTCCGTCAGCAGATGATCTGCGCCTACGAAAAAACGCCGGTTTCATCAGACCAGCAGTTAAAAGGTTTTCGGGTTGGTGAAAGAAGCTATATCCCGATCTCCCCTGAAGAACTTGCACAAACGGAACCCAAACCAAGCCGGACGATTGCGGTCCACGAATTTGTCAAGACCGATGCGATCGATCCGGTTTTCATGGGACAGACTTATCGCCTTGAACCGGCGGCTCCCGGCAAAGTCTATGGCCTGCTGGCGGCGGCGCTGAAGGAAACGGGCCGCCAAGGCCTTTGCACCTGGACGATGAGAAAGCGAGCACACCTCGGCGCCTTGCGGTCGGACGGTAAATCGCTCAATTTGATCGTCTTAAGGTTCGCGGATGAGATAATCCGGGCAAAATCCCTGGGCTTGGAGTCGTTTTCCATATCCGAAAAAGAGCTGAACATTGCCGGCGAATTGATCGGAAAGCTGACCGTCCCTTTTCAGCCCGAAAAATATACCGATGAGCATCAGAAAAAATTGCGCGCTCTGATAGGGAAAAAAGCGCGCGGTGAAAAGATCAGGCTTTCCAAGCCCAAACACCTTACAGCCACCGTTCCCAGCAAGCTGCTTGAGGTACTGGAAGAAAGCCTGCAGAAAGCGGCCGCCTGA
- the ligD gene encoding non-homologous end-joining DNA ligase: protein MNKKNISINDRELSLSNPEKILYPAYGFTKVRILEYYSRVARFILPHLKDRALTLKRYPQGVDQEYFFEKRCPAHRPNWVKTAALPYGKDKKIAYCLANNLETLIWLENLASIELHVPLARAASYRTPDAVVFDLDPGDGADILDCARVALILKELLARQHLLSWVKTSGRKGLHVFVPLNSKGTSFENTKSFSRAVAETMQNKYPDLVTARMDKKYRRNKVFINWSQNDASKTMVCAYSLRAEEKPYVSCPLKWPELEKLLKLKKPDKFQVLAAEAVKRVGKDGDLFREVLTKKQRLPNV from the coding sequence ATGAACAAAAAAAACATAAGCATCAATGATCGGGAGTTGTCCCTGTCCAACCCCGAAAAAATCCTCTACCCTGCCTATGGTTTTACTAAAGTGCGTATTCTTGAATACTACAGCCGCGTCGCCCGTTTCATTCTCCCGCACCTTAAGGATCGGGCCTTGACCCTAAAACGTTATCCGCAGGGAGTCGACCAGGAATATTTTTTTGAAAAACGGTGTCCCGCGCACCGCCCCAACTGGGTGAAAACAGCGGCGCTCCCGTACGGCAAAGACAAGAAAATAGCTTATTGTTTGGCCAATAATCTGGAAACTCTCATCTGGCTGGAAAATCTCGCGTCGATCGAACTTCATGTCCCTTTGGCCAGGGCCGCTTCTTACCGCACCCCCGACGCCGTGGTTTTCGACCTTGATCCCGGCGACGGCGCGGACATCTTGGACTGCGCCAGAGTAGCGCTTATTCTAAAAGAGCTGCTGGCCCGCCAGCACCTCTTAAGCTGGGTAAAAACTTCAGGCAGAAAAGGCCTGCACGTGTTTGTCCCGCTGAATTCAAAAGGGACGAGCTTCGAAAATACCAAGAGCTTTTCCCGGGCGGTAGCGGAAACGATGCAGAATAAATATCCCGATCTGGTCACCGCCAGGATGGACAAAAAATATCGCCGGAACAAGGTTTTTATCAACTGGTCGCAAAATGACGCCTCCAAGACGATGGTCTGCGCTTATTCCCTGCGCGCCGAGGAAAAACCGTATGTTTCTTGCCCGCTTAAATGGCCGGAGCTCGAGAAATTATTAAAACTGAAAAAACCGGATAAGTTCCAGGTCCTGGCGGCTGAAGCCGTTAAAAGAGTGGGAAAAGACGGGGACCTTTTCCGGGAAGTCTTAACCAAAAAACAAAGGCTGCCTAATGTATGA
- the ligD gene encoding non-homologous end-joining DNA ligase: MTLSKYKKKRHFNKTPEPPGGFDSKDKREYPIFVVHKHAARRLHYDLRLEMQGVLKSFAVPKGPSLDPAVKRLAVMVEDHPLDYKDFEGVIPEGNYGAGKVLLWDRGFYSPLSSLDKKKSEALLLQGLKKGDLKFILAGEKLKGEFALIKTRWDKNSWLLIKKKDRYASTADILKRDRSVLSHQPIEEPAGKTPAQPGARPHKVRPMLATAAGKPFDNDDWIFEVKWDGYRAIAEISPNNVLLYSRNQRSLADKFPGIVESLKKLKFNAVLDGEVVAVDKTGKPVFQLLQDYRRRVPGRLIYYVFDILFYQNRDLTGLELRKRKELLKQVLPDDARVRYAEHVKKDGVSFFKAVKKQGLEGIVAKHAKSRYQAGVRSKLWLKIKYQPTQDCVIVGFTRPRGSRGYFGSLVLGAFENKKLIYVGHSGGGFGGQNIKMIYDRLRPLVRKNCPLSALPPESETVTWVKPELVCEVAFTEWTKDGVMRQPKFVRFREDKSPAEAIRERAGRRQSP, translated from the coding sequence ATGACCTTAAGTAAATATAAAAAAAAGAGGCATTTCAATAAAACCCCGGAACCTCCGGGGGGGTTCGACAGCAAAGACAAGAGAGAATACCCGATTTTTGTCGTGCACAAGCATGCCGCTAGACGCCTTCATTACGACCTCCGGCTGGAAATGCAGGGGGTGCTGAAAAGCTTTGCCGTTCCCAAAGGGCCCTCCCTTGATCCGGCCGTAAAACGGCTGGCTGTCATGGTCGAGGACCACCCTCTTGATTATAAAGATTTCGAGGGGGTCATACCCGAAGGTAATTACGGCGCCGGTAAAGTTCTGCTCTGGGACCGGGGATTTTACAGCCCGCTCTCTTCCTTGGACAAGAAAAAAAGCGAAGCCCTCCTGCTGCAAGGCTTAAAGAAAGGCGATCTAAAATTCATCTTGGCGGGGGAAAAACTAAAAGGGGAATTCGCGCTGATCAAGACGCGCTGGGACAAAAACTCCTGGCTATTGATAAAGAAAAAAGACCGGTACGCATCTACCGCCGACATTCTGAAGCGCGACCGGTCCGTGCTTTCCCACCAGCCCATTGAGGAACCGGCGGGTAAAACACCTGCCCAGCCCGGCGCAAGGCCGCACAAAGTCCGGCCAATGCTGGCGACTGCCGCCGGCAAGCCGTTCGACAACGACGACTGGATCTTCGAGGTCAAATGGGACGGGTACCGGGCGATCGCCGAGATCAGCCCTAACAACGTCTTGCTCTACTCGCGCAACCAGCGCTCGCTCGCGGACAAATTTCCCGGGATCGTGGAATCCCTGAAAAAGCTCAAATTTAACGCCGTGCTGGACGGCGAGGTGGTCGCCGTCGATAAGACCGGCAAACCGGTTTTTCAGCTGCTTCAGGATTATCGGCGCCGGGTTCCCGGCCGTTTGATCTATTACGTATTTGATATCCTGTTTTACCAAAACCGCGACCTGACCGGTTTGGAGCTCCGAAAAAGGAAAGAACTCCTTAAACAGGTCCTGCCTGACGACGCGCGCGTCAGGTATGCCGAGCACGTAAAAAAGGACGGCGTCTCTTTTTTCAAGGCGGTGAAAAAACAAGGCCTGGAGGGAATCGTCGCCAAACATGCGAAGAGCCGGTACCAAGCGGGCGTCAGAAGCAAACTGTGGCTGAAGATAAAGTACCAACCGACGCAAGATTGCGTTATTGTCGGCTTCACCCGGCCCCGCGGCTCAAGGGGATATTTCGGCAGCCTGGTCTTGGGCGCGTTCGAAAACAAAAAACTTATTTATGTCGGCCATTCAGGCGGCGGGTTTGGCGGGCAAAATATCAAAATGATCTACGACCGGCTTCGGCCCCTGGTTCGGAAGAACTGTCCGCTTAGCGCCCTCCCGCCCGAGAGTGAAACCGTCACCTGGGTAAAGCCGGAGCTTGTTTGCGAAGTCGCTTTTACGGAATGGACAAAAGACGGCGTGATGCGGCAGCCGAAATTTGTGAGGTTCCGCGAAGATAAATCTCCAGCCGAGGCAATCCGCGAAAGAGCCGGGCGGAGGCAGTCGCCATGA
- a CDS encoding Ku protein yields the protein MKKTSPPKTAPQGIWSGTISFSLVAIPVRLVRALAPGLIAFRLLHDKDYSPLERKMFCPEDEAIVPPEEITKGYEIAPGRHIMISDEELESVSPERSRTIEISEFIDLNEVAPIYYERPYYLVPLKGGEKAYRLLALALQKTNKAGIAKFVLDERGYLALIKNRDGALELNTLHYSDEIIPGKDRKKAGFTEKEKDRLKKIIKEMTADFAPEKYSDRRRQAFLDLIKKKIGKKAAVEAPEIEDEEAEEGMADLMAALQESMRKMRKADEQKKHKHQ from the coding sequence ATGAAAAAGACTTCACCCCCAAAAACAGCTCCGCAGGGGATCTGGAGCGGGACAATCAGCTTCAGCCTGGTAGCGATCCCCGTACGACTGGTCCGGGCGTTGGCCCCCGGGCTGATCGCCTTCCGCCTGCTGCATGACAAGGACTATTCTCCTCTGGAGCGGAAAATGTTCTGCCCCGAAGATGAAGCCATTGTCCCTCCCGAGGAAATTACCAAGGGTTATGAAATAGCGCCCGGCCGGCACATCATGATCTCCGACGAGGAATTGGAATCGGTCTCACCCGAGCGGAGCCGCACCATTGAAATATCTGAATTCATCGACCTTAATGAGGTCGCCCCCATTTATTACGAACGCCCGTATTATCTCGTTCCTTTAAAAGGCGGGGAAAAAGCCTATCGGCTTCTCGCCCTGGCCCTGCAAAAGACCAATAAGGCCGGGATCGCGAAATTCGTGCTCGACGAGCGGGGATACTTGGCCCTAATCAAGAACAGGGACGGCGCCCTGGAACTGAATACTCTGCATTACAGCGATGAAATAATTCCCGGCAAGGACCGGAAAAAGGCCGGATTCACGGAAAAAGAAAAAGATCGCCTCAAAAAAATCATTAAGGAGATGACGGCTGATTTCGCCCCGGAAAAATATTCGGACCGGCGCCGGCAGGCTTTTCTTGATCTCATAAAAAAGAAAATAGGGAAAAAAGCGGCGGTCGAAGCCCCGGAGATCGAAGACGAAGAGGCGGAGGAAGGGATGGCCGATCTCATGGCCGCCCTGCAGGAAAGCATGCGCAAGATGAGAAAAGCCGATGAACAAAAAAAACATAAGCATCAATGA